In Zalophus californianus isolate mZalCal1 chromosome 4, mZalCal1.pri.v2, whole genome shotgun sequence, the following proteins share a genomic window:
- the DR1 gene encoding protein Dr1 isoform X1, giving the protein MASSSGNDDDLTIPRAAINKMIKETLPNVRVANDARELVVNCCTEFIHLISSEANEICNKSEKKTISPEHVIQALESLGFGSYISEVKEVLQECKTVALKRRKASSRLENLGIPEEELLRQQQELFAKARQQQAELAQQEWLQMQQAAQQAQLAATASASHQAGSSQDEEDDDDI; this is encoded by the exons ATGGCTTCCTCATCTGGCAACGATGATGATCTCACTATACCTAGAGCTGCTATCAATAAGATGATCAAAGAGACTCTCCCCAACGTCCGGGTGGCCAACGATGCCCGGGAGCTGGTGGTGAACTGCTGCACTGAATTCATTCACCTTATATCTTCTGAAGCCAATGAGATTTGCAACAAATCGGAAAAGAAGACCATCTCACCCGAGCACGTCATACAAG cACTAGAAAGTTTGGGCTTTGGCTCTTATATCAGTGAAGTAAAGGAAGTCTTACAAGAATGCAAGACTGTAgcgttaaaaagaagaaaggccaGTTCTCGTTTGGAAAACCTTGGCATTCCTGAAGAAGAATTATTAAGACAGCAACAAGAGTTATTTGCAAAA GCTAGACAGCAACAAGCAGAATTGGCCCAGCAGGAATGGCTTCAAATGCAGCAAGCTGCTCAACAAGCACAGCTTGCTGCCACAGCCAGTGCATCTCACCAGGCAGGATCTTCTCAggatgaagaagatgatgatgatatctGA
- the DR1 gene encoding protein Dr1 isoform X2: protein MASSSGNDDDLTIPRAAINKMIKETLPNVRVANDARELVVNCCTEFIHLISSEANEICNKSEKKTISPEHVIQALESLGFGSYISEVKEVLQECKTVALKRRKASSRLENLGIPEEELLRQQQELFAKIITEVLTTYQTYNSRLIMVYKRDMVLAILKRSLLERIELNKTS from the exons ATGGCTTCCTCATCTGGCAACGATGATGATCTCACTATACCTAGAGCTGCTATCAATAAGATGATCAAAGAGACTCTCCCCAACGTCCGGGTGGCCAACGATGCCCGGGAGCTGGTGGTGAACTGCTGCACTGAATTCATTCACCTTATATCTTCTGAAGCCAATGAGATTTGCAACAAATCGGAAAAGAAGACCATCTCACCCGAGCACGTCATACAAG cACTAGAAAGTTTGGGCTTTGGCTCTTATATCAGTGAAGTAAAGGAAGTCTTACAAGAATGCAAGACTGTAgcgttaaaaagaagaaaggccaGTTCTCGTTTGGAAAACCTTGGCATTCCTGAAGAAGAATTATTAAGACAGCAACAAGAGTTATTTGCAAAA ATAATTACTGAAGTCCTCACTACTTACCAGACGTATAATTCTAGGCTTATAATGGTATACAAAAGAGACATGGTTCTTGCTATTCTGAAACGTAGTTTACTGGAAAGgattgagttaaataaaacaa GCTAG